In Gossypium arboreum isolate Shixiya-1 chromosome 3, ASM2569848v2, whole genome shotgun sequence, the sequence TTTCAGGGTTCACAAATGGATTATGACTCTTTTGCTGAGAATAAATCGGTGGACGAAAAGGAAATAGCAATGGTTATCAAGCGCTCGGCATCGGCTCAAGATTTTGATGGCGGCAGAGTCTTGGGACAAGCTCTCGATGCAGAGCACGCTGCTTGTGCTGCTCTTTACATTGAGCTCGAGAAAGAGAGAAGCGCCGCTGCCACTGCTGCTGATGAGGCTATGGCGATGATACTACGTTTGCAAGAAGAGAAGGCAGCCATTGAGATGGAAGCTAAGCAATACCGGAGGATGATCGAGGCGAAATTCACATATGATGCTGAAGAAATGAACATTCTCAAAGAGATCTTATTAAGGAGAGAAAAGGAAAAGTATTTCTTGGAGAAGGAAACTGAATCTTACAAGCAAATATTATACGGGAAAGAGCAGCTGGATGCTGATATGTATGATACTGCAGCCACGGAGGAACAAGAGATGTCAAGTGAGTGGGAGCTACTGCAAGTTCAGCAGGTCAATGAATTGTTTAGAGAGAAGGACAAGACGAAAGTTAACACCGATTTTGTGGAAGGGATAGCGGTCACCGAACTCAATAAAGCTGCCAGCTTTTTGAGTTCGAGTATTGAAAATAATGATGCACATATGTTTAGAAGTGACGATGAGATTAATACCATGGTAGAAGATAAGAAGCAATGCAAcgaaaccaatccaaaccaacaTTCGGCACTGAAGACAACTGAGGCTAAGATGATTTTCCCATACATCAACGAAAAATTGGAGAAACTCGGAAAAGGTTTACATAGATCAGATTCTGGTTCTGATTTCCATGTACTCGATGTTCATGTCATTAACAACGCATCAAATGTGAAGAACAAAGAGGGTGAAAAAATAATCGAGAAGAAGTTGATCGGTGTTTCCTCAAACTCACCTAAAGCATGTGATAATCAAACCCCCGGTTGGGTAGAAATTGAGCCTGGCAGGAAAGGAAACAGTTTAGAGAGATCGGAAGGATTACCACCAATTCATCCTTCACAACCAAAATATTTGCATAGAAAATCGAAGTCGGCTTTTGATTATGAAAGGTTAAAGATTGACAATGAAGTTGGGTGGCTCAGAGAAAGGCTAAAGATTGTACAACTGGGAAGAGAGAGGCTCAACTTCCCTGCAGGCCAGAAGGGAAGGGAACAAGTTGAGTTGCAAATAATGGAAGATATTGCAACTCAGCTTCGAGATAGACAACAATTAACCGAGTCGGGGAAGGCTCTACCACAGGCACCG encodes:
- the LOC108476001 gene encoding uncharacterized protein LOC108476001, producing METLGKFISGKGGLKLVLGDARELIVFLVEKFHLLQMIHWFPLRHQLVSILLLLLLNLAKMLPKRVRLWFIPKVMIFYETFLWFFYYVNVTSNVFIVLYFLDGKETAKDIGGPKQNFQGSQMDYDSFAENKSVDEKEIAMVIKRSASAQDFDGGRVLGQALDAEHAACAALYIELEKERSAAATAADEAMAMILRLQEEKAAIEMEAKQYRRMIEAKFTYDAEEMNILKEILLRREKEKYFLEKETESYKQILYGKEQLDADMYDTAATEEQEMSSEWELLQVQQVNELFREKDKTKVNTDFVEGIAVTELNKAASFLSSSIENNDAHMFRSDDEINTMVEDKKQCNETNPNQHSALKTTEAKMIFPYINEKLEKLGKGLHRSDSGSDFHVLDVHVINNASNVKNKEGEKIIEKKLIGVSSNSPKACDNQTPGWVEIEPGRKGNSLERSEGLPPIHPSQPKYLHRKSKSAFDYERLKIDNEVGWLRERLKIVQLGRERLNFPAGQKGREQVELQIMEDIATQLRDRQQLTESGKALPQAPLPPPSSKVLFYSLHDQLYRIFIIVP